The DNA sequence ATCTGATGCTTTGGCAAATCGCATTAAGATTACTCCTTGGGTAATCCTTCCCATCTGGGGAATATTTTTTGAAGGAAGTTTTATTACTTGACCCGACTTGCTTGTTACTACTATCATGTCGATTTCTTCGTTGACCATCGTAGCGCAAGCCAGAGCACCTGTTTTAGTATTTATAACAGACGCCTTAACTCCCTTCCCCGCCCTTTTTTGTACGGGAAATAGGTGTATTCCGGTTCTTTTACCAAGACCTCGCTCGGAAATAATAACCATATCGCGGTATGTTTTTCTGCGCTTATCTTTATTTTCTTTGATTTGTCCCGGAAAAACTTCCATTGTTATTACGTGGTCGTTGGGGCTAAGTTTAATTCCTGCGACGCCTGTCGTTGCTCTTCCCATGGATCGGACATTTGCCTCAGGAAACCTGATTGATTTGCCCTGTTTTGAAATAAGCAAGATATGATCGTCTCCGTAAGTTTCCCTGACGTGGGCTAATTTGTCAGTTCCCTTTAGTCTCATGGCAATTAGTCCTGACGTTCTCATGTTTTTGAAATCTTTGATTGAAGTTTTTTTAACGATGCCGTTACTGGTTGCCATAATTAAATATTTGATTTTACTTTCGGATCCGATCGGGAGAATGGACAATACGTTTTCACCCTGTTCCAGGTTTAGGAAATTAACTAACGCTTGACCCTTTCCTTGTCTTGACGAATCCGGTATATCCCATGCTTTTGTTCCGTATACTTTTCCTTTGTCGGTGAAGAAAAGCAGGTCATCGTGAGTAGTTGCTGAGTAAATATGTTCAATTTCGTCCTCTTCTTTGGTTGTCATGCCGATAACCCCCTTGCCTCCCCTGCGTTGTGATTTATAGGTATTTCTGGGCACTCGTTTGACGTAACCTGTTTTCGTAATCGTAATTAAAGTTTCTTCTTTGGGTATAAGGTCCTCTTCGGAGAAATCACCGATGGCTTGCTTGTAGATTTTAGTCAAGCGTTTGTCGCCAAATTTTTCTTTCAAATCTGTAATTTCTTCGACAATAATATCCAACACTCTCTCGGGATTTCTTAGAATTGCAGTAAGTCGGTCGATTAATTTTTTAATTTCTTCGTACTCCTCTTCAATTTTTTGTCTTTCCAGGGCAGCAAGGCGCCTTAATTGCATGTCGAGAATTGCCGTCGATTGGATGTCTGTTAGCTTAAATCTGGTCATAAGATTTAATTTTGCTTCCTCTTGAGTCTTGCTTTCGCGGATAGTTTTTATAACGGCATCCAAATTGTCGAGCGCGATTTTTAATCCTTCGAGGATGTGAGCTCGCTTTTTGGCTTGGGTTAGATCAAAGATGGTTCTTCTGACAATCACCTTTTGGCGGTGCTTAACGTATTCCACCAAAATTTGTTTGAGATTAACCGTATGTGGAGTGCCGTCGACAAGAGCAACGAAATTGGCAGAAAATGTGGTTTGTAATTTGGTATATTTATACAATCTGTTAAGAATCGATTTCGGTCTGCCATCTCTTTTTAGATCGATAGCAACTCTTAGACCGTCCTTGTCTGATTCGTCTCTTAAATCTGCAATGCCTTTAATTTTTTTGTCTCTGACAAGATCCGCAATTTTTTCAACTAACTGCGCCTTGTTAACTTGGTATGGTAATTCGGAAATAATAATTTGTTGTTTCCCTTTTGCGCCTTCTTCGATTTCGGCTACTCCCCTAACCACAATCCGACCGCGTCCTGTAGCATAAACATCTTTTATTGAGTTACCGTCGTAAATAGTACCTGCTGTGGGGAAATCCGGTCCGGGAATGATACCAACCAAGTCTTCGACCGTCACATCACTTTCAAAACTAATTGAAGCGGGATTTGTTTCCTTTTCAACAAAGTCTTTTTGCTCTCCTGAGGCGATTAAGTCGATTTTCTTGAGAACAAAACTGGCTTCGGTTTGTTGTGTATCTTTCTCGAAAATTACATGACCTTTTTCGATAGTTAAAATAATGGCGTCAACTACTTCCTTTAAATTATGGGGGGGGATTTTGGTTGCCATACCTACGGCAATTCCCTCACTGCCCATGAGCAAAAGATTGGGCAAAAGTGCCGGTAGATAAACAGGTTCTTTTTCCGTAGCATCGAAGTTGTTAGTAAACTCAACTGTTTCTTTATTAATATCTTCCAAAAGCTTTGGAGCATATTTGCTTAGTCTGGCTTCGGTGTACCTCATTGCCGCAGGGGGATCACCGTCGATACTGCCAAAATTTCCCTGTCCGTCAACGAGCGGATAACGCATCGAAAAATCCTGAGCGAGACGTACCATAGCGTCGTATACGCTGGTATCCGAATGCGGATGGTATTTACCCAACACTTCTCCAACGACCTTGGCGGATTTGGAAAAAGCCTTACCGGGGACTAACCCCATTTTGTTCATGGCAAAGAGGATTCTCCTGTGAACTGGTTTTAACCCATCACGAACATCGGGAAGTGCACGCGAGACGATCACGCTCATGGCGTAATCGACATACGACTTTGACAGCTCTCTTGTGATTGGTACTATTTCTACTTTTCCGATATCCATATTTTTTATCTCCGCGATACAAATAATCCAATAAATTGGAGGCAGTACAATTTGTTATCTATAAATTGGAGATGTATTGTAATTAGTCATTATTGCATTGATAACCTAGCCATCAATACCCCTTAGCGTTTAGCGTATTTAATACTACATTTTTCGAAGCCACGAGACAAGTGCTAGTATAAAAAATAGCCATGTTTAGTGAGAATGTGTTTCTTTACTACCGCTAACTACACCAGCCATATTGTTTACGATTATTGGGCGAAGAAGCTGAATTCCAACGGAAGCGATTTTATATCCGACATTAACAATAAAACCCATAATAACCAATTGTGCAATAAAGTTGGTTGTTTGGTTCATGATGCCGGCAGGAAGTATTTCCTGTTTTTTTGATGTTGGCATGTCGACACTGACCCCCGCATCGGTCAACTCTTGTGGAATTTCTACTTTGTATGATTGACCCAAATCGATTTCCAAACCGGGAAGATCAAACATCTGAACGGGTTGGGTGTTTTGGGTAAAAAGCCCTAAAACATTAAAAACCGCATAACCTATGATTGTAAGACCAATTACCAGTAGAGCATAACCAATAAGTTTTTCGTTTGCCATATCTAAAATTTCAATTACCTAAATTAAATATCAAGCGTTGCCGATTGCGCGTGTGTTTGTATGAAGCGTTTTCTCGGCGGAACATCTTCGCCCATGAGAACGGTAAATAATTTATCCGCTTCACCTGCGTCTTCAACATCAATTCTGTTTAATCGTCTGGTTTCCGGATTCATGGTTGTTTCCCAGAGTTCGGTTGCGTTCATTTCTCCCAAACCCTTGAAACGTTGAACGACAGTGTTGGCTCCGCCCTCGGCAACCAATTTGTCCTTCTCCTCATCTGTATATACATAATGAGACTTTTTGTTACTGACTACTTTATACAAAGGAGGAACCGCGATATACAAGTAACCGTTTTTTACAATTTCATATAAATGTCGGTAAAAAAAGGTCAAATATAAACACTTGATGTGCTCACCGTCTACGTCCGCATCCGCCATGATGATAATTCGGTGATATCTAAGTTTATCCATATTAATCTGATCACCGATTCCCGCTCCGACAGCTACGATTAAACTTTTAAATTTGTCCGACTTCACAATTTGATCAAGCCTTGCCCTTTCGGTATTTAATACTTTTCCAAACAGCGGCAAAATAGCTTGAAACTTCCTGTTTCTGCCTTGTTTAGCCGAACCTCCCGCCGAATCTCCTTCAACGATGAAGAGTTCTGATGTTTCGGGATCACGAGATTGACAATCCGCAAGTTTACCCGGTAAAGTCGTACCGTCCAGAGCTCCCTTTCTAAGAACTGCATCTTTTGCGGCGCGTGCAGCCATGCGGGCCTTTGCCGCTAACATTATTTTTTCGATAATCGCTTTAGCATCACGGGGATTTTCTTCAAAGTACGTGTCGAGTCCTTCTTTTACCATCGACATTACAAACCCTTGGACTTCAGGATTATTTAATTTCGCCTTAGTTTGGCTCTCGAATTGAAGAGTTTCAGATGGCATTTTGACATAGATGACGGCGGTTAGTCCCTCTTTGGTGTCATCGCCACTTAAGCCGCCATTTTTGTTTCCCTTATCAAGTTTTTCTGCAATTCCCAATTTCTTGGCATAATCCATAATTGACCTTGTTAGAGACATCCTAAATCCGGTTACGTGTGTACCTCCGTCGGGAGTGTGAATTCCGTTTACGAAACCTTTGACGTTTTCGGCGTAGGCATCCGTGTATTGGACGGCGATATCAACTGTGATGTCTTCTGAGGTTTTGGAAAAATATATCACATTTGAAATTGGTTGTTTATCTCGCGTTGAGTGTCTGACTAATGTTGCAATTCCTCCTTCAAAATAATAATGAGCCTCGTCGTCATCTGTCTCGTTTCGAAAATGGAATGTGAGCTTGGGAACAAGGTATGCACGATCTTTGAGATGGTGTTTAATCTTTGCGTTACTAAAAACTACTGTTTCAAAAATTGTTTTATCGGGCTTAAAGGTTGTTATTGTCCCCGTTACGTCTTTACCGATTTTTACTCCCCATTCCTTTGGTAACCATTCGTCAAGTTTTTGTTGATCTATGGTGGTAACGTCTTTTTGCGGAACACCTTGTTTGTATTCCTGATAGTATGCTTTGTTGTCTCTTAGAACTATTACTCTAAACCACGAAGAAAGAGCGTTAACGGCTGCCGCGCCAACACCATGCAACCCTCCGGAAACTTTATACGCTCCTCCACCGAATTTTCCACCGGCATGGAGCTTTGTCATGGTTACCTCTAAAGCACTTTTGCCCGATTGATGTTTATCAACAGGGATACCGCGTCCGTTGTCGCGTACCGTTACTGACCCGTCGGCATGCGCATACACCCAGATACTGTCGGCAGTACCCGCAAACGACTCGTCAACGGAGTTATCAATGATTTCTCTAAGGCATTCATGTAAGCCGCGGATATCTGTAGAACCGATATACATACCCGGTCTTTTCCTCACCGGTTCCAATCCCTCGAGTACTTGAATTTTTTCAGCCGTATAATTGTTGTTTGCCATAATTCGGGAACAAGTGCAGTAATTTAAAATCAGTGATTTTATGTAAGTTCACGTTAATGTAACTTACAACTGTAGTAGTTTATAGTATACCTTGGGTAGAATTGTCAAACAAGATGCGTAATAAAGTTAAGCAACTGAAGTTTGACATTACCATTATCTAATAGCGCCAGATACAATTTATCGGCAGACTTCACATTAGTTGCGGCACGGATATCGACTTTATCCTGTAAATCATGTTGATAGTAATTTATTAGCGTTTCGGCAAATTGCAAAGCGGATTCTCGGTCTTTAATTTGTGATATAAATGTAAGTTTTTCGCCGATGGTCATCGCGTCAAAGTCAAGTGCTTCTTGGGAAACGTTCGCCGGTTGAGATGTTATGTAAATAACCTGACACCGCGAAGTAATGGTGGGAATTACTTTATGAATATTATTTGTGACCAAAATGTAGAACAAGTTCACCTGAGGCTCCTCGATACTTTTAAGAAGGGCGTTTGCCGCTTCGTGTGACAGATCTTGCAGATTGTTAACCAAAACAATCGTTGCTGTATCGATCTTTAATTTTGTAAAACCGATTAGCTTTCGTACGTCTTCAATTTTTTTAATTTCAAATTCAATAACCTTAGCACTTATTCTTTTCACCAACTTGTCAATTTCGCAATTTATGGCATCACCACCACTTCCTACAAGTAAATATGCATGCATAGCTAAATATAACATTTAATACTGCCAGAGAAAATGGAAACGACATTGTTACAATTTGATGCGAAAGGGCTGTACAAATGAAACATGTAGGGTTTTGGTAACGAGACTAAAATGCGCTATAATAGTTGTTCACGACAATTAAGCCTCTTTTTTGTCAAAAAAAACAATTGATAAAATTATTTTTGGGCTTTTTGGCGGCGTTTTTTGTTTTATTAAACTTACTACTTTTACCTGTTAACGTATTGTGTAGAGGTAATCGCACGTAAAAAATACGACAAACTACGTGTAAGTAATGTCTTATAGAAATTTATTATGACAACAAAGTTAAAAAGGAAGAAAGATTTGCCAAGATTTTCTGTTGTGGCAAAACACTTTATGAATTTTGCTGCCGGAAAACGAGGTTGGTATATCCTTTTTGTCGTTATCTTAACCGTTCAATCGGCAATTTATGCAACTCTCCCCTACTTTTACAAAATATTTGTTGATGCTATTCCCTCGTTGAACCTTACATTATTGGTAAAAATATTGGGATTTTTTGTAATTGTAAGGATTGTTGAAATGTTACTTAGTGTTTTGGCTCACACTTTAGGAGATGTGAATTTAATCGATTCCGCAAAACTTGCGCGTATAAGAGTCGTCGAAAAAGTCCAACAGCTTGATTTTGCCTATCATACGACAAAAAGTACGGGATCTTTGATTAGCTCCGTCAAACGTGGCGATGGTGCTTATTTTGGAATATTTCATGACCTGCATTTTCGTGTTTACAGCACGTTGGTCGAATTTGGAGTTATGATTTACTTTTTTGGGAAAATAAATTTCTATATTTCTCTTATAGTTGTTGTCTCAATCGTAATAAGCTTGATTGCGGCTAAATATATAGTTAATTACAACATTGATAAACGCACGAATCACCTGAAAGACGAAGATGAGATTTCGGGTGTAATTGTTGACAATTTTGTAAATTTTGAAACTGTTAAATATTTTGCAAAAGAAAAATTTGAGATAAGCAGATTGGAACAAAAATTTGCCATCTGGACAAAGAGCCTTTGGGGTTTCGCGAATTCGTTTAGGGTTTTTGATATCACACTTTCTCTAATCAATATCGTTACAATGGCGTTTATTTTACTTTTCGCACTCTATCTTTCGGTTGAAGGACAAATCGAACTGGGCGACTTTGTCCTTATTGGAGCATTTATGAGTACCGTGTATCCCAGGCTTTTCGCAATGATTTGGGATTTCAGAAATCTCGCAAAAAACTATGCTGATATTCAAAAATATTTTTATGTATTTGGCTTGGAACCTGAGATAAAAGATCCGAAAACTCCGGTAACACTCAACAGCGTTCGTGGTGAAATCGCATTCAACCGTGTAGTTTTTTCGTATAAAGAAGGTAAGAAAAATGCTATTAATAACTTGTCTTTGAATATTCGTCAGGGCCAGTCTGTTGCACTTGTGGGTCGATCGGGTTCGGGTAAAACGACGTTGGTAAAACTTCTGATGCGCTTTTACGATTTAACCGCCGGAAGCATTGTAATTGATGATGTAAATATCAAAGCATTTGATAAGTCGTATCTGAGAAGTCTTATGGGAATTGTGCCGCAAGAACCAGTTTTGTTTAACAACACGATCGGTTATAACATCGGCTACGGAAAGTCACATGCCACAAAGAATGAAATTATTTCTGCTGCAAAGCTTGCGAATTTACACAATTTTATAATGACGCTTCCGAAAAAATACGACACGAATGTTGGCGAGCGGGGTGTGAAATTGTCCGGCGGACAAAAGCAAAGACTTGCAATTGCCCGTATGGTTTTGTCTAATCCTGACATTGTTGTTTTCGATGAAGCAACAAGTCAGTTAGACAGCGAAAATGAAAAACTTATTCAGGAAGCTTTTTGGCAAGCTGTCAAAAATAAAACGACAATTATTATCGCTCATAGGCTTTCTACTGCGATGAGAGCTGACAAAATTATCGTGATGGATAATGGAAAAATTGTCGAGGAAGGATCACATCATGCACTTTTGGCTAGAGAAAGTTTATATAAGTACTTTTGGAATTTGCAGATAAACGTCGATTAATAGTGCCGCAAAAGAAACATTTTAAAAACTGGTATTTAAAATATTTCGCGGTCAACACATTGCCACTTCTTTTTAATTTAGTTTTTATTCATTCAAATTTGTTATTAATGGTATGATCGTTTTTTCAATGACATACTAATATTATCTTGCTATACTGAAATAGTATTATTAATAAGTTATGACTGCCCAAACAAATACATTTCCCGATAGTGTGGATACGAAAACACTGGCTGATATATTGGCGGATCAAGGTGTTATAAACTCGGATAAAGCAAAACAGATTAAATTCACGGAAATTCAAACCGGTAAACCTCAGGAAGAAATCATAAAAACACAAAACATCGTGAGTGAAAGTGATTTGACGAAAGCTAAGGCTGCCCTGTACAACATCCCCTATCTGGATTTAAGTACTGTACCCACCTCCCCCGAAGCACTTTCCAAGTTGCCTAAAACGGTAGCTGAGCGGTTTAGGGCATTTCCTGTGTCCATCGATTCGGTGAATAATTTAATAAATGTCGCGATGGCTGATCCTTTGGATTTGACGGCTATCGAATTTATCGAGCAACGTACCGGTTTTATGGTAAAACCGTATGCTGCTGATCCGACAACGGTAGAAAACCTGATCGCAACCGGTTACTCCTCTACTCTGGCAAGAGAGGTTACCGCTGCACTAAAAGACGTTTCACCGGGTGCCACGCAAGTACGTATGATGGATACTTCCCGTACGGGTGTAATCCGAGAAGAAAAAGTGGCGGAAATTGTCACTCATATTTTAAGTTTTGCTATGAAAGCACGAGCGTCCGACGTACATATTGAACCGCAAGAATATGCTACAAGAGTCAGATATCGAATTGACGGAATTTTGCAAGAGAAATTAACAACCCCAAGAGAACTTCATGAAGCCCTGGTTTCCAGGATTAAAATTCTCTCAGGTCTAAAAATTGACGAAAAGCGTATTCCCCAGGATGGTAGATTCAATTTCCGTTCGGAAGATCAGGAAGTCGACCTTCGCGTCTCTTCCTTGCCTACCACATGGGGTGAAAAAATTGTAATGCGGTTACTGAAAAAAACCGGTGGTGTACCGGATTTGCCCGATCTTGGACTTCGTGGCAGAGCACTGAAAAACTTGGAAGATGCGATTTTAAGGCCACACGGCATAATTCTTATTTGCGGACCAACAGGATCGGGTAAAACAACAACCTTGTATTCGATTATTCAAAGAATTAATACACCCAAAATTAACATTGTAACTTTGGAAGACCCGATCGAATACAAAATCCAAGGTGTCAACCAGGTTCAGGTAAATCCGGGAGCAGGACTTACATTTGCATCCGGTCTTCGGTCGTTTTTGCGGCAAGACCCCAACGTCATTCTGGTGGGAGAAATTCGCGACCAGGAAACAGCCGATTTAGCTATTCAAGCGTCTTTGACTGGCCATCTGGTCTTTGCAACACTTCATACGAACGATGCGGCGGGAGCACTTCCCCGACTTTTGGATATGGGTGCCGAGCCATATCTTTTGTCATCGTCGATGACGGCAATTGTCGCTCAGCGTGTCGTTAGAAAAATTGATGAGAATTCTAAAGAGGAAGATCATCCCAGTCCAAAGGCGATTGAAGACATG is a window from the Candidatus Woesebacteria bacterium genome containing:
- a CDS encoding DNA gyrase subunit A codes for the protein MDIGKVEIVPITRELSKSYVDYAMSVIVSRALPDVRDGLKPVHRRILFAMNKMGLVPGKAFSKSAKVVGEVLGKYHPHSDTSVYDAMVRLAQDFSMRYPLVDGQGNFGSIDGDPPAAMRYTEARLSKYAPKLLEDINKETVEFTNNFDATEKEPVYLPALLPNLLLMGSEGIAVGMATKIPPHNLKEVVDAIILTIEKGHVIFEKDTQQTEASFVLKKIDLIASGEQKDFVEKETNPASISFESDVTVEDLVGIIPGPDFPTAGTIYDGNSIKDVYATGRGRIVVRGVAEIEEGAKGKQQIIISELPYQVNKAQLVEKIADLVRDKKIKGIADLRDESDKDGLRVAIDLKRDGRPKSILNRLYKYTKLQTTFSANFVALVDGTPHTVNLKQILVEYVKHRQKVIVRRTIFDLTQAKKRAHILEGLKIALDNLDAVIKTIRESKTQEEAKLNLMTRFKLTDIQSTAILDMQLRRLAALERQKIEEEYEEIKKLIDRLTAILRNPERVLDIIVEEITDLKEKFGDKRLTKIYKQAIGDFSEEDLIPKEETLITITKTGYVKRVPRNTYKSQRRGGKGVIGMTTKEEDEIEHIYSATTHDDLLFFTDKGKVYGTKAWDIPDSSRQGKGQALVNFLNLEQGENVLSILPIGSESKIKYLIMATSNGIVKKTSIKDFKNMRTSGLIAMRLKGTDKLAHVRETYGDDHILLISKQGKSIRFPEANVRSMGRATTGVAGIKLSPNDHVITMEVFPGQIKENKDKRRKTYRDMVIISERGLGKRTGIHLFPVQKRAGKGVKASVINTKTGALACATMVNEEIDMIVVTSKSGQVIKLPSKNIPQMGRITQGVILMRFAKASDSVTGVTALKKSIDDEDEEIKKQ
- a CDS encoding DNA gyrase subunit B; this translates as MANNNYTAEKIQVLEGLEPVRKRPGMYIGSTDIRGLHECLREIIDNSVDESFAGTADSIWVYAHADGSVTVRDNGRGIPVDKHQSGKSALEVTMTKLHAGGKFGGGAYKVSGGLHGVGAAAVNALSSWFRVIVLRDNKAYYQEYKQGVPQKDVTTIDQQKLDEWLPKEWGVKIGKDVTGTITTFKPDKTIFETVVFSNAKIKHHLKDRAYLVPKLTFHFRNETDDDEAHYYFEGGIATLVRHSTRDKQPISNVIYFSKTSEDITVDIAVQYTDAYAENVKGFVNGIHTPDGGTHVTGFRMSLTRSIMDYAKKLGIAEKLDKGNKNGGLSGDDTKEGLTAVIYVKMPSETLQFESQTKAKLNNPEVQGFVMSMVKEGLDTYFEENPRDAKAIIEKIMLAAKARMAARAAKDAVLRKGALDGTTLPGKLADCQSRDPETSELFIVEGDSAGGSAKQGRNRKFQAILPLFGKVLNTERARLDQIVKSDKFKSLIVAVGAGIGDQINMDKLRYHRIIIMADADVDGEHIKCLYLTFFYRHLYEIVKNGYLYIAVPPLYKVVSNKKSHYVYTDEEKDKLVAEGGANTVVQRFKGLGEMNATELWETTMNPETRRLNRIDVEDAGEADKLFTVLMGEDVPPRKRFIQTHAQSATLDI
- the tadA gene encoding Flp pilus assembly complex ATPase component TadA, whose translation is MTAQTNTFPDSVDTKTLADILADQGVINSDKAKQIKFTEIQTGKPQEEIIKTQNIVSESDLTKAKAALYNIPYLDLSTVPTSPEALSKLPKTVAERFRAFPVSIDSVNNLINVAMADPLDLTAIEFIEQRTGFMVKPYAADPTTVENLIATGYSSTLAREVTAALKDVSPGATQVRMMDTSRTGVIREEKVAEIVTHILSFAMKARASDVHIEPQEYATRVRYRIDGILQEKLTTPRELHEALVSRIKILSGLKIDEKRIPQDGRFNFRSEDQEVDLRVSSLPTTWGEKIVMRLLKKTGGVPDLPDLGLRGRALKNLEDAILRPHGIILICGPTGSGKTTTLYSIIQRINTPKINIVTLEDPIEYKIQGVNQVQVNPGAGLTFASGLRSFLRQDPNVILVGEIRDQETADLAIQASLTGHLVFATLHTNDAAGALPRLLDMGAEPYLLSSSMTAIVAQRVVRKIDENSKEEDHPSPKAIEDMKNELGTLWPKDKKIIYYKGLPTKENNNTGYHGRMGVFEVLPVTEKISRLILERSAAGAINKVAVEEGMITMKQDGYLKVLEGTTTLEEVLRVAQE
- a CDS encoding ABC transporter ATP-binding protein; this translates as MTTKLKRKKDLPRFSVVAKHFMNFAAGKRGWYILFVVILTVQSAIYATLPYFYKIFVDAIPSLNLTLLVKILGFFVIVRIVEMLLSVLAHTLGDVNLIDSAKLARIRVVEKVQQLDFAYHTTKSTGSLISSVKRGDGAYFGIFHDLHFRVYSTLVEFGVMIYFFGKINFYISLIVVVSIVISLIAAKYIVNYNIDKRTNHLKDEDEISGVIVDNFVNFETVKYFAKEKFEISRLEQKFAIWTKSLWGFANSFRVFDITLSLINIVTMAFILLFALYLSVEGQIELGDFVLIGAFMSTVYPRLFAMIWDFRNLAKNYADIQKYFYVFGLEPEIKDPKTPVTLNSVRGEIAFNRVVFSYKEGKKNAINNLSLNIRQGQSVALVGRSGSGKTTLVKLLMRFYDLTAGSIVIDDVNIKAFDKSYLRSLMGIVPQEPVLFNNTIGYNIGYGKSHATKNEIISAAKLANLHNFIMTLPKKYDTNVGERGVKLSGGQKQRLAIARMVLSNPDIVVFDEATSQLDSENEKLIQEAFWQAVKNKTTIIIAHRLSTAMRADKIIVMDNGKIVEEGSHHALLARESLYKYFWNLQINVD